In Phocoena phocoena chromosome 11, mPhoPho1.1, whole genome shotgun sequence, one DNA window encodes the following:
- the PCED1B gene encoding PC-esterase domain-containing protein 1B yields the protein MVHLLASEVRQLLHNKFVVILGDSVQRAVYKDLVLLLQKDSLLTLSQLKAKGEYSFEQDELVQGGKQGRMHNGTHYREVRQFCSGQHLVRFYFLTRVYSDYLEAILEELHSGEHDPDLVIMNSCLWDLTRYGEDSWPNYLQNLESLFGRLRQVLPESCLLVWNTAMPVGNNINSGFLPPELRPAASTLKTNVIEANFYSSAEAQKHGFDVLDLHFHFRRHTGKYLQPDGVHWNERAHRHLSQLLLAHVADAWGVELPQRDPVGKCIKDGPARGGPGRRLERQLPACRDQPVFPPHRPLPLPGCCPLLPAPSPHPHQFPLLPPKPRPIPLQQVTPPFLVCPQDADFSSDHPFQSDQFSLNHFHSDILPSTQTEFAFDGDFMFSPQPPRLPFPQPCYQQRAPVVHRGFPRYCPRGPYLPWRGRPRSSKRRAPAYREPRPQ from the coding sequence ATGGTCCACCTGCTCGCCTCCGAAGTACGGCAGCTACTTCACAACAAGTTCGTGGTCATCCTGGGGGACTCGGTCCAGAGGGCCGTGTACAAGGACCTGGTGCTCCTGCTGCAGAAGGACAGCCTGCTCACACTCAGCCAGCTCAAGGCCAAGGGAGAGTACAGCTTCGAGCAGGACGAGCTGGTGCAGGGGGGCAAGCAGGGCCGCATGCATAACGGCACCCACTACCGCGAGGTGCGCCAGTTCTGCTCCGGCCAGCACCTGGTGCGCTTCTACTTCCTGACGCGCGTGTACTCCGACTACCTGGAAGCCATCCTGGAGGAGCTGCATTCGGGTGAGCACGACCCGGACCTGGTCATCATGAACTCCTGCCTCTGGGACCTCACCAGGTACGGGGAGGACTCCTGGCCGAACTACCTGCAGAACCTGGAGAGCCTGTTTGGGCGCCTGCGCCAGGTGCTGCCCGAGTCGTGCCTCCTGGTTTGGAACACGGCCATGCCCGTGGGCAACAACATCAATAGCGGCTTCCTCCCGCCCGAGCTCCGACCCGCGGCCTCCACACTGAAAACCAACGTGATTGAGGCCAACTTCTACAGCTCTGCCGAGGCCCAAAAGCACGGCTTCGATGTGCTGGACTTGCACTTCCACTTCCGCCGCCACACAGGGAAGTACCTGCAGCCCGACGGGGTGCACTGGAACGAGCGAGCGCACCGGcatctctcccagcttctgctgGCCCACGTGGCCGACGCCTGGGGGGTGGAGCTGCCCCAGCGTGACCCAGTGGGCAAGTGCATCAAGGATGGCCCCGCGAGGGGAGGACCTGGCAGGAGACTTGAGAGGCAGCTCCCGGCCTGCAGAGATCAACCGGTCTTCCCTCCTCACCGACCCTTGCCTCTGCCTGGGTGCTGCCCCCTGCTCCCCGCGCCATCTCCCCACCCACACCAgttcccactcctgcccccaaaACCCCGTCCCATCCCCCTTCAGCAGGTGACACCCCCGTTCCTTGTCTGTCCCCAAGATGCCGATTTTTCTTCAGACCATCCTTTCCAATCGGATCAGTTCTCCTTGAACCATTTCCATTCAGATATTCTCCCATCTACCCAGACAGAATTTGCCTTCGATGGTGACTTTATGTTTAGCCCCCAGCCACCTAggctccccttcccccaaccctgtTATCAGCAGCGGGCCCCTGTGGTCCATAGGGGTTTTCCCCGGTATTGTCCCCGTGGCCCCTACTTGCCCTGGAGAGGGCGGCCCAGAAGTTCCAAGAGAAGGGCCCCAGCCTATAGAGAGCCAAGGCCTCAATAG